The genomic region tttataagattaatcttatattatcattaattaatttttagattttgtagtttatcattaatatataagGGATATAAGTGGAAAGAGTgattaatgttacattaaaaagttgaaatgataattttttaaattatttttttacatgacaATTATAATAGGTTGGAGggagtaatttatttttagttttttttatctatcattaatattataagatatgattaaaaaagtaaatagtgTTACATTCAAAatctaaaatgataattttattttgagacttatttttttacacgatgattattttgatactttatttaatttcatttggaTCAATGACATGTTGGTaagattttagtattttaaaaaaattatctttatcaaaataattaaatataagagaaaaagtgcactaacaatataaaagtattttatgttgtcttttacttataaattaccatttatgataaattagttgatttttacaaaattgtccTAAAAGTCATACAAAcgataatttgtgattgaatgacaaTTTTACATTGACTGGACATCACTATTaaactctaaatttaaaatgtttttaaactcaaagatatatataagtatacacTACATAATAATGGAGGTGTAAGATTAACTTgtgatataaagaaaaagaaagaagaaaaaaatcataaatttaattctttctgccaataaaaaaattaataattaatgtttgcCCATAAAAGAAACTATACAGTACTATTAGAGTGTTTGTAAAATAACATGAAAtagaagtaaataaaaataaaaattatgaattaaaataagatgtaaaaatatgaattttatctcattttattgtttatttcatttctttttaacTCACCTTTGGTGCAAATACAACAGTTTGAAAATAAACTGCTAAGTTGTGAATCTCACCactaaaatctattaaaatataattttaaaagataaatttgttATTCAATAATAGGCTTTTAAATATAGGAAAATGcataatttaactaattaaagaaaataaaaatgcaagtgCGGTGACAAGACAAGCTAGAATAAAGTTGCAAAGAAATGACAGGGCTACAAAAGGCTCACCTACTTCTGGATTTACCAAACTTCTGTTTGTCCCCATACTCCAAAaacaaaaccatttttttttatcttcgtTTTTGTTTGCTTTGACTGTGAGTTGAGGCCCAACTTTCTGCTTCTGTCCGACTCTATTTGATGAATTTTGTTTGCCTCCTGTGATGTGAAGGATGTATCATTGAAAGGGAACGTGTCTCAATGATCCCACATCGGCCAAATATGCTCATTACATTGCGTTTATATAGTCCCAGgaaaacatatggattgtccCTTCGGGGACATCTGATAAAATTGGAACGATACAGAGAAGATTAGCATGGCCCCTGCGCAAGGATGACACGCACAAATCGAGAAATGGTccaaatttttttggatttcgCTTTTTCGCTCTTTAACTTAAGGTGTCTTCCCTTTTCCAAATTTGGCATGTAGGGTTTAAGGAGGTTGAGGTTAGTTTCTACTAATTATGAAAGATATGAGATGACATGGTTTCAGCTGAGAAAACTACCTTTttgatatatttatcaaattcaaTATAGCCTTTtatggtttgaactttgaagtgtatttTACCTTCAAGTTTATTGTAGTTTGTAATGCATAATAATCAGAGGTTCTAGCACAATCTAGCTTTAGAGTGTTAGCTTAATGGGCGTATACTATCTCATAGTAAATTATGTCATGAATTTGTTATGGTttcaattttgttattaattattagtagcATTGTTTGGTAGCAATATTTGCTGGTGTAGCCTACCAAGTGGTGAAGTTTTGACTTGATGCACAGCTTTTAGGTTTTTGATATTATATGAGTAGATTTTTGTTCCATTGCATTGATTTGTTGGCATCCTATGCCAAACCTGTGCAATAATGTTATAATAAACAATCAGAAGTTTGTGATAGcttaatatattaagaaatcTTTGGTCATGTGTTTTTTCCTAAATTGTCTGGGATCTTGCATTGGtgccaaaactaaaatttatcttcatatatatatatatatatatatatatatatatatatattagtagtgTGCTGTTGGGGATCATCAGGCAAGTGAATTTTCCCTCAATCCCATTTTTCTATCTCCATGTTGTGTTTGTTGGATTTTTGATGATGAATAGAGTTTTTTCTTGCTTATATGCCCCCCATACTTTTTTTATCTCTTGTTTGATGGGGGACGATGTTATTCACAATTAGAGTTATTCTGAAAGTGTCCTCTAATGTTTACAGTTCATTTCTCCCTTTATCTCTGCTATTGTTGCCTCTGAAATTTACACTTTGGATACACATTTCCAACTCAAGTCTCAGTGTCTCACTACTCTTTTCATGTCAGATTTGAAAAAAACACAGAACCTACTCCTTGTAGCTTCTGCTTAACGAATATCCATTATTGAAAAACACGTTTCCAAATTCACACTTAATTGATGGAAATGATACTTTAGTTAATatacttattaattttagatgATATGTGGTTTATGACACTTTTTGAGGGTGAAAGATTATTAAGTAGAGGCGTGTGGTTTATCTGTcaactaaatttataaaaatgttgcagagtattttaataaaataaaactattattgAGGTGGCAAGCTAGTAAAGTGATACAAGGCTACACAGGGGTACCTAATTCTATTTACATTACAGTTCACAGATTAATTTGTCTgtaagataaaacaaaaatttcatcaTCTTTGTTTTTGGTATACTTTGACTGTTAGAGACAATTTTGTCTTCTCTCCGAAGGACCAATGAATCTTGTTTGCCTCCAGTGAAGGCTGAATTGTATTATGCTTTGGTTGTTTAACTGTCACTACAGTACCGCATCGACTGCATCTGTAAAACTTCCATGGTTTATCTACAACCAGACAGGCAACCACATCAATTGTCCCATTGGAGACATCTAAGACAGTTGGAACTATATAGAGAAGATTAACAAATTGAGAAATGATCCAAATTTTTACTTCATTCCTCTCACCTACCTTGCAATGTTGCAAAGATGATAAGTCATAAATCTGCATCATTGAAATGTCGTAgcatttatatttgtataaagctTTTAATCCTACACAAGTCAGTGTAGTGTAATGAAATATTGTCACCTTGATAGTCAATTTGTAGAAAAGGATGCTACATTTGTCTTTTAACTACCAACAACGGTTGGATTATCCGACTGACTGATTGATGGTCTTGTCTGTTTGAGGTTCAGTGCTTATGCATGTAAGGATTCATTAACAACTCTATCCTATTAGTATACTATCAATGTTTTGTATTTCCCAGGTCATCTCCATATTGATTTGTTTATGAAGTTTTGTAATTGTCTGCTATGTTAACTGCAGTGGTGGTTATAATTTTCCAATGTTGTGGCCTTCATCACCACCCgtgaattttatttctttcaagcaTCTTAATCAGCAAAGTTTGCTGTTTTGGTCAatcatgtttgatttttttttttattatcgacaagtgttaattatttgtttgttaGGTTTTTATCAGCTGGAGGGATCGAATCCCTGACATtttcctcctttccttccttcttaACCACCCAATCATGTTTAATAGATAGCTCAAAAGCTGGCTTCATTCATTTTGCTATTAATCAAGATGTGGAGACTATTTTCATTCTGTTGTTGATTCATTGGACCCGGTACTGTACTACCCTGCAAAATGCTAGAACAATCTGAATTTTGGGAAAGCACAAATGATTAAGGAATCCATGCGCATGGCTAGGGTTTTGTCGTAAAACCAGAGGGTCTTGTAGTATTGTCATCTGATCTTGCTATCTTCTAAACATCATAACAACATTTGTGAATTTCATCTGCAATTCTCGACATCCAACAGGTTCAGCAGTGTCAACCAACTTGACGGAATGTGAAAAGATTTGTACTAAGCTGATAACCATACACTACCACTGAGCCTAATTGAGagtttcatttctttcttcattttatatCTTAAACCATATATAACTTCAACactcaaaatttcatttttaaagctATATATAACTTGTTTGGTTACATTTAAATTGACAGATGTACTAAAAAGAAAACTCAAATAGTGAAAAGAATGACTTAACAAATTCTATactaataaattatgtttatacCATAAAGAATACAATGAAATGTGTCTTCCAAACGCTACAAATTGAATGTGACGGTTCTCTCAACATTTTTCCTTGTACTACAGTAATTTTGAAGGGAATCATAATCAACTGTGCCAAGACCAGACAGTTTGATGCCATAGGCAGCAAGACGGCTGATATCCTTTGGAATAGGTGACTGCCATAAGCCATCCCACCAGCCAGGAGGGAGAAGTGGTGTGAAAGCGCATTGGTTGGTCTGGTTATGACAACTCAATGGTCCGGCATATCTGTTCCACACATGGCCCCAACCAACTTGATTCTTTAAACCTTCAGTCAACATAGTACTCTGGAAACTgctcaaaaatgaaaaacttgaaCTAGACGAGTTGTCTCCTGAAGAAAATAGTTTTTGGATGCTTCAGTGGTATGTTTGAAGAAACAAGTAACAACAAATAATACAAGGGGTGGGGGAAATGCATGTACCCAGATTGCGTGTTGCAGCCAGTGCAGCGATTAGTTGAGCATAGGTAGTTCCAACGCGCCGATGAGCTCCAGAGACAACAGCATATTTAGCTCGAGATGCAAGAAAAAAATCCACAAAAGCAACCCATCTGGGTGCTGGACCCCAATCCTTCACTCTAAAATCTAACTTGGGCAAACCTTCAAAGATATTTCCTTTGAACttttcataatcaaaataaagaaCCTGGTCAAAAAGGCACCCAAATATCATGTTCAGACAGTAAGCAATAAAAAAACTAGATaatgaagaaaacaagtattTACTACAGCAGATAGCCTGTTCTAATTTCAGTGCAGTAATTTCCATTGTtactaataaaaacaatttttagcaTTAAGAGTGGCATATTGTTGTACTCAAGATTCAAACCGTGAACTGAAAACTTACCTGTGCAAATTCGCTTATGTTGGGCATGATACTTTTAACAAGAGAAGGTGTATCTGACACCACAACCACCTTTGGTCTAGAAGTTAGGTGCTGACTCTCTATGACTTTTTTGATGCAATGCAATGCAGCCTGTACAGCTCTTATGGACCTTGAAATGACAGAAATAGCATCAATCAGTTAAAGACACCCTGCGAGAAGGTTGAACCACATGcaattccaaaaaataaataaaaaaacagaaaaagttgGGATGTCAAATACGCATGATACAATATGTGCTTTTCTGAAGGGTGAAAGATACCTAATGCCATTTTATTATAaggctaagtttttttttgttttatgctttttagtttatatattatttgcatATGTACATACTGTTATGCCATTCAAGAGGCTAAATTATTTGGCATCTTCAAACAGAAATATCATGTTAGATAAATGTTTAAAGGCCCTAACACCCAAAGCCTATGCTTCAACAGTGAACAAAATGATTAAGTTAATAGTGGATGTTCTTTCATCagactttttcttcttatttatctGGTAGCTGAATTGGTACACAGAACTCCATGGAGTCAGAGATAAAGATATTAGCAAAAAGTAATAGAAACCCAGATTGCATAAAGTATGCTATCTGACTTGGCAATATTTTGTTTGGCTTGTTGGATGAGTTCTGTCCGGGATAAGTGGACTTGTTTGAACagtaattttaaaactactTTAAGATTTGCATGGTGCCAATGATTTGGGGACAGGAGGAGAGGAGTCGAAGGCAATTATATCTCATATCTAatgcatatttaaaatttagatattttttctcGTGTTGTGGTTGAAAGATACCAGGGCCCAAATGAGCACATCAACTAAATATATCAAGTGTGTGCTGTATCACACATTAAGAGTTTTGTAAGAGGAAACCTATCATCACGTTGAAAAGAGGTCCATACATGTGTGTATGAGAAGTTGACAAAAATGTGTCAAACAAATGGTTAGGGGTCCATCTATGTAAGCATCTGTGAAGGCTGGAGATGTTTCAATAGGGACAAGGAGTTCCTCTTTCATCAATATAGGGCATGTGTTTAGAACAATTCCAAAGAAAGACAAAACAGAGATTGCCTTGATGTAGAAATTTAATTGTCTATCGTATACACACATgtaatataactatatataagtCCCAGAGTGAGGgccataaacaaaatataaatgagTTTGATGTaagaaaggggaaaaaagaaagaaaaagaggttGAGCATTATGTATACATATATAGAGGAATTAGATGAAATTACTGATGGAAAAACCCACTCTATTAAATAGAAGACAAGAGTATATTAATCAGcaagtaaaaatgaaataaaatagaagacaACTGAACAGAATCAAAATACGGTCACTATTCTCATGTAGATATATGGGGAAGAAACAGAAATTGATGATACCAACCCCAAACCACAAGCTTGTTGCTATTcctaattataatttgtttcatgTCGGAATAGATAAAGCCGAGAAGGAATATCAAATGCTAGCTAGCTTAGCTTCTAATATACTTATCATTGTGTttatgctgtttttttttttttttatcattgtccAATGCAAATATCAGATTTCAATTCTCATTATTAAAGCTACCACCTAGTTCACTTGATATTTATTGAAAAGGTAAATAACTTAATAAGAAACATTGACCATATAACAGTAGGCTTCACCAGCCTCATTCCTCAATCAAGCATGATAGTTCCCATTCAATGATATTAGAGTGTAATTATATATTACCTATTCATAAGCATCCGCATATGCAATGAGATGTCAGGATTCTCCTCACCACCAATAACCCAATTGACAGCTGCTTCAACATCTTTTGAAGGAGATATGAGAACTCTCAAGAGCTCTCCAAATACATTCGGCTGAGATCCCAGAACTTGTGGATCACCAAATAAATCAAAAGCAGCAATCCTCATCTGAGAGTgtatatttttcaagaaaaattgaGCTGCCACAGCATCTGTAGTTCCTTGAAACCTAAAATATAAGGTTCATAGTCATTATATGATACTTGAAAGACTGATAAGTAGAAAAACCATGTGACTTTACCATATGATAGGTTGCTTCCATTCCTTCCAATTGCTACAGAGGACATTTGTTTGAGCAGGCTTTTCAAAATCATCAGTCCTCATAACCAGTTGCCTCCCATATTTGCTTTCACAAAGATTTTGTCTCCACAGatgttttatttc from Glycine soja cultivar W05 chromosome 16, ASM419377v2, whole genome shotgun sequence harbors:
- the LOC114390942 gene encoding uncharacterized protein LOC114390942; its protein translation is MRYGGGRKRRMLLQPFLVLCATVTGLGLFMLALRPLDPPITVDFPKKIELGDSNSSSLNGGGEKPCAAVEEMGKDFEAGVVGKETLRVRRIIEDHFDLNGASRIRDLPPEQFCSHGFVLGKTAEAGFGNEMYKVLTAAALSIMLNRSLIIGQTRGKYPFGDYISYSNFTFTMNEIKHLWRQNLCESKYGRQLVMRTDDFEKPAQTNVLCSNWKEWKQPIIWFQGTTDAVAAQFFLKNIHSQMRIAAFDLFGDPQVLGSQPNVFGELLRVLISPSKDVEAAVNWVIGGEENPDISLHMRMLMNRSIRAVQAALHCIKKVIESQHLTSRPKVVVVSDTPSLVKSIMPNISEFAQVLYFDYEKFKGNIFEGLPKLDFRVKDWGPAPRWVAFVDFFLASRAKYAVVSGAHRRVGTTYAQLIAALAATRNLGDNSSSSSFSFLSSFQSTMLTEGLKNQVGWGHVWNRYAGPLSCHNQTNQCAFTPLLPPGWWDGLWQSPIPKDISRLAAYGIKLSGLGTVDYDSLQNYCSTRKNVERTVTFNL